aatgtttgtgtattaTTCTTGTGCTTGTACTACTGCTGAAGTCAGTTACTAAGGAGGAGAAGGACTGGGGCTCAGTGTTGGGAATAGACAGTGCTCTGGCCAGAGAGGAATTCTCTTTCTTTTGCATTGTGTTCTGTCTGCAGATTTgtgaaattaattcaatttccCAGTGGTTTCCCAGGCCGGgtttcgaacccaggaccttcttgctgtgaggcgaccgTTGCCATACTTTTTGAGGACGCTGCCTCTTCTGCTCTGTCGCGGTCGCAGGTGGCGAGCTACTTCCCCTTCACCCTCTTCCCTTCCCCCGTGCCGAAAGTGTGCTTCGACCAGGCGCTCGCCGTGCAGACGCATTTCAACCGGCTGGTGGACAAGGTCAGCCAGGACTCCAGATTCCTGCAGGAGGCCCTGGCCAGGTAACAGCACCACCCAGCCCTGCATGCTCGCTGTCCTACGGAAGGAACGTAGTCTCTGCTGATCTAAAGAAGGTGCTCATTTCATGTTTTGGTGCCAATGCAGCTCCTGGTAGAGTGAGTATATGAGAGAAAGTTACTGAAGATGGAGTGACCCCCCTGCTCGAGTCACAATAAGGGTATGATTGGTACTTGGGTACCTGATGGGACCTGGATTTAGTTACGTGTCCTGCATAGGCAAAAGCAGCAGTCAGAAACCTGTAGCAGATTTGACAAGCTCCTTTATACTGAGCATACAGAAGTCGGAGAGACCCTTGccaatgatgtcacagctgaGAGATATCATGCCCATTTTAATTATCCCTTTTCCCCAGCACTATCAAAGTGGATGATTTCATCGCAAGATTGTTCGACATATACACGCACGTTCTTCAGGAGGGCTGCTCTCAGGTAGGCAAACGGACGTTTTCTCGGTTTATAAATCTACTTTATGGcactttgattgattgacatgtGATACAAATACACTGTATAAATACACTAATAAACTGTAATATTTCCAATTCACAGCCAGTGTAGCCAGCAGTCACAACGATGCTTTGTAATGCGACAGCTTATTTCCTGGAAGAGCTGTCCGGTGTAAATGCTCATGAATGGCGCAGTGAAGGTGAAGACGATAATTGTACGTAATCAATGCTCATTAACAGTTCAGAGTTTTGTGGTTGTGCTTCCTCAGCCAGTCGCCGTGGGCCTGAATCGCTCAGACTACATGCTGGACCAGGGGCCCGACGGGAACCCGGCCCTGAAGCAGATCGAGATCAACACCATCGCAGTCGGCTGCGGCGGGGTGTCCTCGCGGCTTCCGGCCCTCCACAGGTACGGCGCGCCCTGACGGGAGGGGACGCGAGGGCGAGGCGGGTGACCCCTCAGGTGACCGGCTCTCCGGCACCGTAGGAACCGCCCCTGCTTAGGGCGGGGGCTCGATTCCCGCCATTGCACTTTCGGACCGATCGACCCTTCTCCCGTCACGACGTGAAAAGAGTTTGGGATCCCAGAACTCGGCTGAAGCAGCTCCAGGGTGCACGCTGTTATTTGCATTAAAGTATTTGCCTGCCTGACACCATatagcccctttcacacagctaaTACCGCACCTGAGCCGCCTCAGGTAACAGGTTCCCTTTCCCACAGAATTTGTAATGCGGTATTCGAGCCGTCTttacctttcacacacagtgGAACTCAACTCTTGTGAATGAATTGTTTACGTTCCCTTaccataagccgcgtttccaccaaaagtacccggaacttttagtcccaggaactacttttcaaggaactaaaaggttccttcagcccattgttgtctgcgtttccaccgcggtctaaagccccgcgaagattaggcaaattagcccactgacattttaaaaagcgacgttgtcgtcggtccatctggcctatgatttcttctgtaaccccatactaccaccgaagtagcttACATtgttttctaataaccgggacagcccggaggggtttattccacttatatacaacgggttaccaacaatgactatatatggttacttttgtatttattgattttttcgatttaatcacctgaaattgaaatattcttccgcggctgtttgggcatattttaccgttgtgaAGCAAagctgtcgttggtagttggacttggaccgttgttatgcaacaaataggttATAACAGGCCAATGGGGCTGAATACATGGCTGACATCGGTGTGCCTCGCCCATGGGATGAAGTTTATTGACAATTCCAATATCTTTTGGAACTGTAAAGACCACTTTAAACCTGATGGGGTTCATCCAAACATCACTGGGTCCAGACTACTCGGTGCCAACCTACGTCATGCTCTCGGGATGCCATACCCAAACAGGAATGTGAGGATAAGTGCAAAGGACAgtgcacacaggcagacagcctgtatctctcccccctcacctgaCCCTCTGCTCCACATCACCCAAGGAATTCAGAGGATGCCTCTGTCCCAATCAGGGACCCaatgacccccctccccccttccaccACACTCACCAATCAAGGAGTTAGTTAAAGCTGCCACGCTGAAGCTCAGTCAAATTGATGAACTATTAAACAGCAATAACCACAGACATCATCACTCAGGTGTCTACCAGAAATGAGACAGACCCCATGCCGCTTCCTTAAACATACCGGTGATCTTAACCAGCCGGTGGCATGGTCAAACACATCGTAGCAATCACAGACCATCTGGTACCTGTCTCAGTAATCTTAAATTTGTCAATGTTCAGGCACAACCAGTCTCCTTTCCTGTCACAGAATCCCTACAGCTGAAATTAGCTGTCTTTAATGTCAGATCATTGGCTAACAAATCATTGTTGATTAATGATCTGATAATTGAAAAGAATTTACATTGTATGTTTTTAGTTGAGACCTGGCTAAACGGCACTACTGGTGTAGCAACACTGATAGAGGCTTGTCCTCCAAACTATAATTTttatcagtcagtcagacaaAACAGGAAAGGAGGTGGGATTGCAGTCATTTTCTCTAGACAGTTTGCATTTCTCTAGACATCTTCCCTGTTTTTATGTTCATTCTATGTCACATTAATTATGGCATTCTATCCCCGTTTTTATAATTATGGCATTTCATCACTGTTTTTATGTTCATTCTATGTCTATTTTCATGTGAAGCAGTCGGTGCATGTAATTTCTTTATTGTAAAGCACattgtatgaaaggtgctatacaaataatgtttattattattattattattattattattattattgttattattggcTCACAGTGTGTTGAAGGAGTGCTCAGGCTTCATGCCTCTTGTGTAGGTAAAGGTGGTGCATTGTGCATTGTTCACTACTGTAAAGTGGTATGAAAACAGGCATTATTTTCCTATGGGTTTTTAGTGCATAAGCCGGTTTGTAGCAATAGTAATTATTAATGCTAAAGTAGATCTTGATATGGAAGAAGGATGGGAGGAGTTTCCAAAAATATGCTTCCATTActaaattctgttcatttttaatatactgCAATACAGTAAGAAAAGCAGTGATCCCAATGCACTTTCCTCCCATTATAATCACAACTCGATTATGGCTGTTTGTGAGAGTATCACTGTGTCCAGCGCGAAGAATGCCTCCCTCGTAAGGAACCTGAACCTTTGCTCGGGTGTCAACTCTGACCAGCGGGAAAATTCTGCCGTGTGACTACCTGAAAATTAGTCGGAAAATATGTTTCCGAAAATGCCACCTTTCTCTCGTGTCACTCCAGGCACATTCTGAGGGTCGCTGGCCGAGCGGAAGAGCAGAAAATGATCCAGGACAATAACCCGGTGGCAGGGATCGCCAAGGCCCTGGCCATGGCCTGGAAGCTGTATGACCGTGAGAGGTGGGCTATATATTAGGCAAGTAGGGGCTCCGCTACTCTCTATAAAGTGTTTCGGAAGCCCCTGTGGAAATCATGTTAAGTCTGTTGGCTTTGCAGTTAGCTCACAGATTCTGTGGTAAAGAGGATTCTGAGAGTGATTTGTTGCCATTCGGGTGTAGACAGCACTGGGTACAGTGTAACATCACGGTTTTCATATTTCCTAGATAACCCATGTTAGATTGTTGACATTCACGTAACCTTGAGTTGAGCGTGTTGAGTTGGTGATGTGATGAGCTGAGTTGTGATTCTATTACTGTTGTTGGGTGGTTCATAgaagtctgcctcttatcagaccatcaaagtaaaacagactgtttactgtgctgacagggagtcagcaagtgTGATGAAGAGACaatgctcagttgcaaaacatcctactggatcagcattcgTACAATGATACAATGTAATCATggtttgtattgttggaaaactGATATCACGGGGAACcagttggtgtctttggtggtggggtgctgactaaagatcttcatacctatgggtcagcgcccagccagatacaaaggttaacccagtgtgatatgcttacaAAGGTatgttgtcattattactgaacacactgcaaaACTGCATTCTTTTTAACAAgacattcctctttgactcttaacACTGCCCACCTAGCAGTTTTAtggtcctaacatacacataaaacTCAGGATATCTGTACTAATCACAACTGTAGTGTCgtagcaggatacacaattgtatttatgcaggctacataAGCCAAAGACATGTTCGCATCTGCCAAGATAGATAGCGATTTGTATATagccacactactggcagaCGGCAGTCTCCTCCATCTTTGCGAAACTGTtggcacagaggaaaggttaaaacattattatggAGTCAGTTAACTGAGATCAcattaaatgaatcccattACAGTAGCACCAGgtctacacactacacacgttCCTTCACCATTcagatacttctgctgtttgggTTGTGGAGGGGCTTTTTGAAGTGGGTGACCTCGACGTGATGAGTTTTGGTTTCTTACTGTTGGTGACCTTGTTGGTGACCTGTTTGTGACCTTGACACATGTGTCTGAGTGGTTTCTTACACAGTCAACCTTAGCTGGCTTACCCCCGAAAAACTGGTTTCACACATGTCCTCATGACTTACTGTAGAATCTCATTCTGTCCACGGGCTCCAATTCACCCTCTTTAGCTGTCTTCACTTCTTTTGCATTTCCTTTCAGGATAATCATCGCCGTTGGTATCACTGTGTAGCTGAGATAGATTAGCTTTGTAGTTGAGCTTTGTTTGCAATTCTAATAGCAGGTTTTGTTTGGTTGGCTTTTACGCTTATTGATTTTAGATGAGTCTCTTCTGTGCCTTGTTGGTGACATCACACTTCCTGTGTTCCTGAAACAGCACTGGTGTTGTCTGGATGGCGTGCCGTCACTGTGAAAATTTGGGCATACGCTGGGACCTTGAAATTATTTCCATGGATTCCTTTCGTGCTGCAGTGAATAGGGAACGTTTCACAGCTTCAGAATTTGGCTGACATTAGTAATACTGCAGTTTGCCCCTAAATGCGgtcatattttattaacaaaaggAGGGCATCAGAACTAATGGAGAAGGTTTTGAATGAACGCGGTCTAATGGCAGAAGGTTTAACACCGCTGGTCTTCTTTTCTGCAGGGCCGTGGTCATGTTTCTGGTGGCGGATTCTGAGTTAAATATCTACGACCATCGATGTGTTGAGAATGAGCTGTGGAACAGGTGAGATGTGTCCAAACGGGACGGGTTCACTTCACACCTTGTCTATCTGAACTCTTCTGAAGGGTGCTCACGTGTCTTCATTTGCACACCTTGTCTATCTGAACTCTTCTGAAGGGTGCGCACGTGTCTTCATTTGCATCTCAAAGGGATTCCTCACTCCAAGTCACTGCGGTTACTGTGTGGGACGTTATGGTAGTGTAATTTACGTGCATGTTTCCATTCAGACTTGTAAATGCCTTTTTTGTCTGTCCGCAGGGGTATTCCAGTCATACGAAGGAGGTTCGTGGATGTGTGTAAGACAGGGTCTCTGGACCAGGACAAGAGGCTGTTTGTGTAGGTTTATGATGATGTTTTCAACATGTAGGTCAGATAATGGATTTGATCACTTAACTCTTCTTTACTCTTCAGAGGCTTCAGAACACTTGTTTTTGCAAATGGCTCAAAATGCACTGCAGCTGTtcttgctctgttttttttgctgcaaaACATCTATGCTAGATTTAGCTAAACGATTGACTTCACAGATTTGCCATTAGTCTAACATTGAAATGCTCTGTTTGTATCATTACTTTTTAGGAAATGGACAAAATGTGTCAAGTGAAATgactttgtttcttttttgtcttcgTAGAGATGGCCAAGAGGTTGCAATAGTGTACTTCCGTAGTGGGTTCATGCCACAGAACTACACGGAACAGGTCAGTGCGCAGTTACGGTTATTCTGAAGCTCTCTTCTATTTGACACCGTATCCGTATCTTGGGCCAGTACTGAAGAGCCCACTTCACCCATTGCTGTTCATCGAATGCAGTGAAGAAAATTGGCAATTAAAAAGCACGACTCACAGTCAGAATTGTACAGCTTCAGTTTCTATGCAGCATTTACCGCCTTTGAGAAGTTGGACTTGAAGACGGATCAGCGTAGAGCCTGGAATGCGCCTTTGTTTTGAGTGTTTGATTACAGGTCACCAAGCGAGCTTGttgcattacactacattacaggcatttagcagacactcttatccagagcgacttacaaaactttcacataacatttttacattgtatccattcatacagctagatatatactgaagcaattccagttaagtaccttgctcaagggtacaacggcagtgtccttacccgggaatcaaacctgcgacctttcgcttacaagcccagttccttacccgctgtgctacactccgttccttacccgctgtgctacaACTTACCTTACCTGTTGCATTTGAACAGGTTTCATTATTCCTGCCGAAGAAGTCAACGCTTAGTGTGCGTCGGTGAGGAGTTCCTCCGATAAACCAAGAGCGACCTGATCATCGGTTTATCCTCGTCCCTGCCGGCCGCGAGTGTTCGTGGAGTGAAAATGTCACGAGGCCGTCCCGTCTTTTCGGCCGTGTTCGCAGCCTTCTGATCTTTACGACTCCACCGGAACGCCGGCGTCGGGACGGTCAGAGTCCACAGACGGTCAAAATCGAACCTTAACGGTCCTTCAGGCTGTCGATTCAGGctgtggacggagtgtagcacagtgggtaaggaactgggcttgtaaccgaaaggtcgcaggtttgattcccgggtaggacattgccgttgtacccttgagcaaggtacttaaccgaaagtGCTTcattatatatccagctgtataaatggatacagtgtaaaaaaagttgtgtaagtcgctctggataagagcgcctgtaatgtaatgattcgACAAATGGCTACATGCCTCAAGAAATATGAACATTGCCTTTTATCCTGGAAATCCTGGATTCTtaattccagtttttttcaaagATGGACTAATTGTAGTCACGCTGTAGGCGtgtaatgcatttttgcattgaATTGAAATACTGACCGTACAAAAAGGACCTGGCCACAGCCTTACTGGCTCAGCCACTGCATTAATTGTGTGAGCTAGCCTTGATGTTCACGGCTATGGCTAGCTGCTGCCTTTACGAGAATTGTACCTAACCTGAGCTGCATTAGCGTTTGTTCCGTCAAACTTCGGTACACCCTTATTGTACGCGGCTTAAAGCGACTGCCAAATGACTGCACTGCAATGCAGAAACGTGAATGCCTTATAGCACTTTGAGAAGGAGAAGCAGAGCACTCTGGCTTATAGgaaaattccttttttaaattccagcaaCTAAGTTCTAAAAAGCCCCACAGAATAGATTCTCAGGCTCGTGTCGATCAGCCGACGAATCGCCTCGGAATCGATCGACGATCGGTGCAGCCGACGGACGGCGTCCGACAGCGTCCGATCCTCCGGCCAGCCCGACCCTACGCCTGAGAAAAATTTCTCGTCGTGTGAAAATGCGAGCTGCTCTGAATAAGGGTGTCTGATAGACGGAGACGCCCTTGTTTCAGGGTGTGACCCTGATCCCgagtggtgcgtgtgtgtgtgcgtgtgtgtgtgtgtgtgtgtgcagggctgGGGGGCCCGGCTCATGGTGGAGCGCTCTCTGGCGCTCAAGTGCCCCGACATCGCCACCCACTTGGCCGGAACCAAAAAGGTCCAGCAGGAGCTGGCCCGCCCCGGGGTCCTGGAGAAGTTCTTTCCGGATGACCCGGAGGCTGTGGCTCTGATCCAAGCAACGTTTACTGGACTTCACACTCTGgacatggtgagagagagagagaaaaaaagcttcAAAAGCTAAACAACGCTgtgaaaacaatgaaatcattttgtaataatgattatttaaaaggaaaatgttttggtGAGTTAAATCATGAACTGATACATCGTTAAAGATGATACAGTTCAGCAATATAGGGGAAGTGTGCGCAAACAAAATCACGTATGTTTTATCTTCCTGTTCAGGAAATGCCAGCACAGAGCTTCGCATATTAGTAATAAATTGGTAAAACATACAATGTTTAAGGTCACCAGAGAATGAATTGGCCTGATGCTCCAACATGGAAAAGCATGCCTTTCGTTTTTACATGTCAGTGATTTTAAAGGCTGAATGTGAGAACCTCGTCTTACATTTATCTCGGTCTACAAAATGGATACTTCTGTCTCCCTCAGTGTGCTGCTTGGAAATGAACACCGAATATAGCACGGTGTTGAGGCCAGTCTGTGGCGTTACCACGTTTTTACTCAGTCCGCTGAGTGGACCGGGTGGATGTGAGTGAGGAACGGTTTTTAATGCGAGCCGCAATCGGGGGGCGATCGCCGGACGTTTGCGCAGGCGGCCTGACGCATACGGTTCGTTTTCTGCTTgcgcagggagaggagggagacaaGTCTGTGGCCATGGCCTTGGCAAACCCGGACCAGTACGTCCTGAAACcccagagggaaggagggggtaCGACCGTtccactttttttcattttttttttcatattccaGCGTTTCTTTTATTTCGGACGGCGCCCTCGACGCACTCTTCGCTCGTCTGTGATTCGCCGGCTGACGGCCGGTTCTCGTTCCGGCAGGTAACAACGTCTACGGCGACGACATCCGCCGGGCGCTGTCGGGAGCCGCGGGCGGCGCGGAAAGGACGGCCTACATTCTGATGGACAGGgtccggccccgccccttctgcaACTACCTGCTGAGGGGCGGCTGCCCCCTCGGACCCAGCGCGTGCGTGAGCGAGCTGGGCGTCTTCGGGGCTTACGTGAGGTACGCGCCGCCCCCTAACGGAGTGGGCCACATTCGTTTCACCGGGCACTTTCACGTGAATCGGAAATTAAACCATAGCCTACAgtaattcaccaaaaaaaaaatagcatgtaataataaaatgaagctTAAAATCATTACATGCGTAAGCGACAATGTGGATATGTTGACGGCACAGACATTTTGAGGGTTACTGTTTGATCggacacattttcagtgtaataTCTGATGCGATTCAGCAGTTTCGGAGTCTCTGTGTGCTAAAACCTGTTAGCCGTTTGCCGTGCGTTTGTGCTcttccacacagacaggggaAAGATATGCTGCTCAATGAGTGCGTGGGACATCTTCTCAGAACCAAGAGTGCAGAATGTTCCGAAGGAAGTGTGTTCGTAGGGGCGGCCCTGGACACCCCGCTTCTAGTCTGACCCGCCTCCTGGAGGATCGGCCGCCTGTTGGAACAGCGTACCAGAAATACCTCGAAGAGCCTTTCCACCTAATGTGCTGCTCTATGCtacaaataatacattaaaaaaaaaactttcatcaatgcatatttttggtgtatattcatatttgtgcaatttaaaaatagtctGGGGGGGTAGGGTTGTGGGGGGTTAATGGCATTTAATAGGCTGAAATATTGGCTcgttttcattatttacaggAAAAAGCATAATATGGGCAAAGACAGCCTTTCCGTATGATTTGCTGTAGGCCTACTGCAATGTTGTTACTAaggtggaaattattcaagatgCCAATTGCCTACTGCTGATAAATTCACCCCATTACTTAAAAACTTAAATTACACTTTATGTCAGCATGTTTTCATTAAGAGATTGcaaattcactgaaaaaaatgaacatttgtgtCCTTCGAAAAGCGGTAGTCAGTCTACAATTAGAAGCAGAAGGTGGTGTTATTACTATCTGCCAAACTAGCACAATGGAAATAACAGCAAGTAGGCTATTCTATAAACTCCTGCAGCCACTGCTGTGATGTTTGTCCTCTCACAGCACATAGGCAAATTTTGGCACTTACTGAGCATATCGAAATATGAGGGTagccaaaaaatacaaataaatagataacactcaaaaatgatgtaaaatctaaataaattagatattttgtccctaaaataataaattatattaataaattaatcttatgtattattttatattcatgcaGTCGTCATCTTTGTAATCAACATGTTTAACATCATCACCACGAGTAAtgacatatgaaaaataaataggctaacATAAAGAAATAATGAGAATAGcttaaaattttcatttgatCTAACATTATTTTTGAGATGATGCTGATAAAGGCGAATAtcatgcaaaaacagaaatactacaactaataacatttttaataacagtAAGCTATTAGCTGTAAAAATGCTGTCAACATAATAATATGGTGGAATCCTTTATTATATGATTagtaataatatcaaaataacaatataaccAAAACAATAATGAAAGTGGATCTATGTAATTCTAGGTCATGGTTTAATACTCTGCGTATTCTGATACATTGGTACTGCGTAAGCAACTCTGAATTCAACCCTTATGTGCACCGATGAGTCAATAACAGTCAATTCAATTCCATTcaataatgctttattggcatgactgtATAgaacaatattgccaaagcaattcacaattaaacaattaacaataacACATGACAcaattaatacaataaattaataaacaaataaataaccaaagcCAAACCTACAGACAATCTGCAagttaaatgacaaataataaaggacaataataaaaaataaagactacCAACAATGCAGATAACAGAGATGGTGCCTCACTGGTTGTCCCTCATTTTGTGACAGGAGGCCATATACCTTGCAGCCAATGCCACACATTTTTTCTCCGCGAGTATATAGGGGAGTTTTTCGAGATTATTGTAATTAGAGAATTTAGGTGAAATTGTTCCAattttagaaaatacatttttcttatgtcttcatattttgtgcattctgtgaggaagtgcagctctgtctccactgcCCCCTGATCGCAGTGGGAGCACcgcctgtcctctctgggcagccaggtctgcctgtTATGGCTGGTCTCTatggccaggctgtgctcactgagtctgtacacTGTCAATGCTTTTCTCAATTTGTTATCAGTCACCATGGTCAAATATTCTGCCATGGTGTACGGTCTTTTTAGGGCCAAATAGCATTTAAGCttatgtttttgtggtttcattcCAATATGTGatatagttttctttttctttcatcataATTTGTCCTATTTAACAAAATCACATTGTATGTGTACCTCACTGCCATAAAGTGCAATTGGTTTGATCACTGATTCTAATATTTTGAGCCAGATCCTAATTAgaattttgattttaattgattttttgatGGCATAGAAAGCTCTTCTTGCTTCctctttcagttcattcatGGCCAAGCTGAAATTTCCTATGGAACTGATTCTTAAGCCTAAATAAGTATAATTAGTTGTTGATTATATGGTATGTTTTCCTTGGGTAAAATTTTAAGTGATTCCCTGAGATCTGGACCTTTTctggaaaattaatattttagttttcttttgatTAACTGTCAGGGCCCAGGTCTAAAAGAGCCAGGTTCTGCTGTAATCCCTCTTTTGTGGGCaacagcagaaccaggtcatctgcgtACAGAAGACATTTAATTTCTGTGTCATGCAGAGTGAGGCCAGGGGCTGCAGATTGCTCCAGCAATGTTGCCAATTTGTTAATATAAATGTTGAATAGGGTAGGACTCAAACTGTGACCCTGTCTCACTCCACGCCCTTGAGTAAAGAAATCTGTTTGTTTAGTTCCAATT
This genomic window from Anguilla rostrata isolate EN2019 chromosome 17, ASM1855537v3, whole genome shotgun sequence contains:
- the LOC135242947 gene encoding glutathione synthetase-like isoform X4; this translates as MASKTVPEDGFTNGALITELEAVAKDAALLHGILMRTKESPNSPEVASYFPFTLFPSPVPKVCFDQALAVQTHFNRLVDKVSQDSRFLQEALASTIKVDDFIARLFDIYTHVLQEGCSQPVAVGLNRSDYMLDQGPDGNPALKQIEINTIAVGCGGVSSRLPALHRHILRVAGRAEEQKMIQDNNPVAGIAKALAMAWKLYDRERAVVMFLVADSELNIYDHRCVENELWNRGIPVIRRRFVDVCKTGSLDQDKRLFVDGQEVAIVYFRSGFMPQNYTEQGWGARLMVERSLALKCPDIATHLAGTKKVQQELARPGVLEKFFPDDPEAVALIQATFTGLHTLDMGEEGDKSVAMALANPDQYVLKPQREGGGNNVYGDDIRRALSGAAGGAERTAYILMDRVRPRPFCNYLLRGGCPLGPSACVSELGVFGAYVSRLPCVCALPHRQGKDMLLNECVGHLLRTKSAECSEGSVFVGAALDTPLLV
- the LOC135242947 gene encoding glutathione synthetase-like isoform X2 — translated: MHRSSAMASKTVPEDGFTNGALITELEAVAKDAALLHGILMRTKESPNSPEVASYFPFTLFPSPVPKVCFDQALAVQTHFNRLVDKVSQDSRFLQEALASTIKVDDFIARLFDIYTHVLQEGCSQPVAVGLNRSDYMLDQGPDGNPALKQIEINTIAVGCGGVSSRLPALHRHILRVAGRAEEQKMIQDNNPVAGIAKALAMAWKLYDRERAVVMFLVADSELNIYDHRCVENELWNRGIPVIRRRFVDVCKTGSLDQDKRLFVDGQEVAIVYFRSGFMPQNYTEQGWGARLMVERSLALKCPDIATHLAGTKKVQQELARPGVLEKFFPDDPEAVALIQATFTGLHTLDMGEEGDKSVAMALANPDQYVLKPQREGGGNNVYGDDIRRALSGAAGGAERTAYILMDRVRPRPFCNYLLRGGCPLGPSACVSELGVFGAYVSRLPCVCALPHRQGKDMLLNECVGHLLRTKSAECSEGSVFVGAALDTPLLV
- the LOC135242947 gene encoding glutathione synthetase-like isoform X5; translated protein: MQASRVQMASKTVPEDGFTNGALITELEAVAKDAALLHGILMRTKESPNSPEVASYFPFTLFPSPVPKVCFDQALAVQTHFNRLVDKVSQDSRFLQEALASTIKVDDFIARLFDIYTHVLQEGCSQPVAVGLNRSDYMLDQGPDGNPALKQIEINTIAVGCGGVSSRLPALHRHILRVAGRAEEQKMIQDNNPVAGIAKALAMAWKLYDRERAVVMFLVADSELNIYDHRCVENELWNRGIPVIRRRFVDVCKTGSLDQDKRLFVDGQEVAIVYFRSGFMPQNYTEQGWGARLMVERSLALKCPDIATHLAGTKKVQQELARPGVLEKFFPDDPEAVALIQATFTGLHTLDMGEEGDKSVAMALANPDQYVLKPQREGGGNNVYGDDIRRALSGAAGGAERTAYILMDRVRPRPFCNYLLRGGCPLGPSACVSELGVFGAYVRQGKDMLLNECVGHLLRTKSAECSEGSVFVGAALDTPLLV
- the LOC135242947 gene encoding glutathione synthetase-like isoform X1; translated protein: MQASRVQMASKTVPEDGFTNGALITELEAVAKDAALLHGILMRTKESPNSPEVASYFPFTLFPSPVPKVCFDQALAVQTHFNRLVDKVSQDSRFLQEALASTIKVDDFIARLFDIYTHVLQEGCSQPVAVGLNRSDYMLDQGPDGNPALKQIEINTIAVGCGGVSSRLPALHRHILRVAGRAEEQKMIQDNNPVAGIAKALAMAWKLYDRERAVVMFLVADSELNIYDHRCVENELWNRGIPVIRRRFVDVCKTGSLDQDKRLFVDGQEVAIVYFRSGFMPQNYTEQGWGARLMVERSLALKCPDIATHLAGTKKVQQELARPGVLEKFFPDDPEAVALIQATFTGLHTLDMGEEGDKSVAMALANPDQYVLKPQREGGGNNVYGDDIRRALSGAAGGAERTAYILMDRVRPRPFCNYLLRGGCPLGPSACVSELGVFGAYVSRLPCVCALPHRQGKDMLLNECVGHLLRTKSAECSEGSVFVGAALDTPLLV
- the LOC135242947 gene encoding glutathione synthetase-like isoform X3, translating into MLSQMASKTVPEDGFTNGALITELEAVAKDAALLHGILMRTKESPNSPEVASYFPFTLFPSPVPKVCFDQALAVQTHFNRLVDKVSQDSRFLQEALASTIKVDDFIARLFDIYTHVLQEGCSQPVAVGLNRSDYMLDQGPDGNPALKQIEINTIAVGCGGVSSRLPALHRHILRVAGRAEEQKMIQDNNPVAGIAKALAMAWKLYDRERAVVMFLVADSELNIYDHRCVENELWNRGIPVIRRRFVDVCKTGSLDQDKRLFVDGQEVAIVYFRSGFMPQNYTEQGWGARLMVERSLALKCPDIATHLAGTKKVQQELARPGVLEKFFPDDPEAVALIQATFTGLHTLDMGEEGDKSVAMALANPDQYVLKPQREGGGNNVYGDDIRRALSGAAGGAERTAYILMDRVRPRPFCNYLLRGGCPLGPSACVSELGVFGAYVSRLPCVCALPHRQGKDMLLNECVGHLLRTKSAECSEGSVFVGAALDTPLLV